Proteins encoded within one genomic window of Burkholderiaceae bacterium:
- a CDS encoding Transcriptional regulator, AraC family has product MNHLHFDTLDQPASCRVDFWSEINRDFFGRLGIACLSDGPLDGQLSAYQVGALRMFHIAAPAHQVSRDRASGDLPIDDFYKLVLQLHGHAEIRQHDRSFHLRSGDWSLYDPRVPYSITNFERTELLAVQVPREKLKGFKVPRLHTSEAHSSALTGLYAVLSSFLTSLSEQLPTLPDSVGQPLSETVLGLLASTLSQYQDDANDHTTLPAVMKARVKQYVQMHLREPDLSIDRIAEELRCSKRYLHRVFEDEDCTLERYIWQTRLERCEAALRAPSARGKSIAEVAYGWGFNSSAHFCRMFKSHFGVPPTEFLRQAAQ; this is encoded by the coding sequence ATGAACCATCTCCACTTCGACACGCTCGACCAGCCCGCTTCCTGCCGCGTCGACTTCTGGAGCGAGATCAATCGAGACTTCTTCGGCCGCCTCGGTATCGCCTGCCTGAGCGACGGCCCGCTCGACGGCCAGCTCTCGGCCTACCAGGTCGGTGCGCTGCGCATGTTCCATATTGCCGCGCCGGCGCACCAGGTCAGCCGCGACCGCGCGAGCGGTGACCTGCCGATCGACGATTTCTACAAGCTGGTGCTGCAACTGCACGGCCACGCGGAAATCCGCCAGCACGATCGCTCCTTCCACCTGCGCAGCGGCGACTGGAGCCTGTACGACCCGCGCGTGCCGTATTCGATCACGAACTTCGAACGCACCGAACTGCTGGCGGTGCAGGTGCCGCGCGAGAAACTCAAGGGGTTCAAGGTGCCGCGGCTGCACACCAGCGAGGCGCATTCGAGCGCACTCACCGGGCTCTATGCCGTGCTGAGTTCGTTCCTGACCTCGCTGTCGGAACAGTTGCCGACGCTGCCCGATTCGGTCGGCCAGCCGCTGAGCGAGACCGTGCTTGGGCTGCTGGCATCGACGCTGTCGCAATACCAGGACGACGCGAACGATCACACCACGCTGCCGGCGGTGATGAAGGCAAGGGTGAAGCAGTACGTGCAGATGCACCTGCGCGAACCCGACCTGTCGATCGACCGCATCGCGGAAGAGTTGCGCTGCTCGAAGCGCTACCTGCATCGCGTGTTCGAGGACGAAGACTGCACGCTGGAGCGCTACATCTGGCAGACCCGGCTCGAGCGCTGCGAGGCCGCGCTGCGCGCACCCTCGGCCCGGGGCAAATCAATCGCCGAAGTCGCCTACGGCTGGGGCTTCAACAGCAGCGCGCATTTCTGCCGGATGTTCAAGAGCCATTTCGGCGTGCCGCCGACCGAGTTCCTGCGCCAGGCCGCGCAGTAG
- a CDS encoding Oxidoreductase, GMC family → MTDQTFDHVVVGAGSAGCVLAKRLVQAGRSVLLLEAGPADDTPFVRMPATFVRVIGTERTWPYETEPQPAAAGRKLYVPQGRTLGGGSSVNAMVYIRGCSADYDGWAASGCAGWGWDDVLPVFKRAEANQRLSEPWHGTEGPLRVSDTPFRHPLSLAFVKAAQEVGLAYNDDFNGAQQAGVGFYQTTTFNGQRGSTAATYLAAVRHDPRLSVLTGAQALRVLIEDGQAVGVVYRQGSAGEVSVRARSEVILCAGALATPKLLMLSGIGPGEQLQALGIAPRQALAGVGANFHDHLEVGVYGRAREAISLLGNDKGLRALRHGLQWNLFRTGLLTSNVVESGGFVDTQGQGRPDLQFHVLPTLVGDVDREPLPGHGITINPCFLQPRSRGTVKLRSSDPLAPILFDGGYLSAQADVDTLVRGVKLARRILRAPSLQKLISGELEPSPDESLDDAALESYVRRRAKTVYHPVGTCRMGTGEAAVVDPALRVRGVGRLRVADASVMPSIVSGNTNAPTIMIAERCADFVLGGAA, encoded by the coding sequence ATGACCGATCAGACTTTCGACCATGTGGTGGTGGGTGCCGGATCGGCCGGCTGCGTGCTCGCGAAGCGTCTCGTGCAGGCCGGCCGCTCGGTGCTGCTGCTCGAGGCCGGCCCGGCGGACGACACGCCGTTCGTGCGCATGCCGGCGACCTTCGTGCGCGTGATCGGCACCGAGCGCACCTGGCCTTACGAGACCGAGCCGCAGCCCGCTGCGGCCGGCCGCAAGCTGTACGTGCCGCAAGGCCGCACGCTGGGCGGCGGCAGTTCGGTGAACGCGATGGTCTACATACGCGGCTGCAGCGCAGACTACGACGGCTGGGCTGCATCGGGTTGCGCCGGCTGGGGCTGGGATGACGTGCTGCCGGTGTTCAAGCGCGCCGAGGCCAACCAGCGCCTGTCCGAACCGTGGCACGGCACCGAAGGCCCGCTGCGCGTCAGCGACACGCCGTTCCGGCACCCGCTCAGCCTCGCATTCGTGAAGGCCGCGCAGGAGGTCGGCCTCGCCTACAACGACGACTTCAACGGCGCGCAGCAGGCGGGGGTCGGCTTCTACCAGACCACCACGTTCAACGGCCAACGCGGCAGCACCGCGGCGACCTACCTGGCTGCGGTACGGCACGATCCGCGCCTTTCGGTGCTGACCGGCGCGCAGGCGCTGCGCGTGCTGATCGAGGACGGTCAGGCTGTAGGCGTCGTATACCGGCAGGGCAGCGCCGGCGAGGTCAGCGTGCGGGCGCGGTCCGAGGTGATCCTCTGCGCCGGGGCGCTGGCGACGCCAAAGCTGCTGATGCTCTCGGGCATCGGCCCGGGCGAGCAACTGCAGGCACTCGGCATAGCGCCGCGCCAGGCGCTGGCCGGCGTCGGCGCCAATTTCCACGACCATCTCGAGGTCGGCGTGTACGGCCGCGCCCGCGAGGCTATCAGCCTGCTCGGCAACGACAAGGGGTTGCGCGCGCTGCGGCACGGGCTGCAGTGGAACCTGTTTCGCACCGGCCTGCTCACCTCGAATGTGGTGGAGAGCGGCGGCTTCGTCGACACGCAGGGCCAGGGACGACCCGATCTGCAGTTCCACGTGCTGCCGACGCTGGTCGGCGACGTCGACCGCGAGCCGCTGCCCGGCCACGGCATCACGATCAACCCCTGCTTCCTGCAGCCGCGCTCGCGCGGCACGGTGAAACTGCGCAGCAGCGATCCGCTCGCGCCGATTCTTTTCGACGGCGGCTACCTCAGCGCGCAGGCGGACGTGGACACGCTGGTGCGCGGCGTCAAGCTGGCTCGGCGCATCCTGCGCGCGCCGTCGCTGCAGAAGCTCATCAGCGGCGAACTCGAACCATCGCCGGACGAATCGCTGGACGACGCAGCGCTCGAGTCCTATGTGCGCCGGCGCGCGAAGACCGTGTACCACCCGGTCGGCACCTGCCGGATGGGAACGGGCGAGGCCGCGGTGGTCGACCCGGCCTTGCGCGTGCGCGGCGTCGGCCGGCTGCGCGTCGCCGACGCGTCGGTGATGCCGAGCATCGTCAGCGGCAACACGAATGCACCGACGATCATGATCGCCGAACGCTGCGCGGACTTCGTGCTCGGTGGCGCGGCCTGA
- a CDS encoding ABC transporter, permease protein (cluster 3, basic aa/glutamine/opines): protein MNEGRDQGAPAAAGGSTRVDPQHRATNRVVPLRRPGMWITSTVVALAVIWVAVSVYRNPNIVHPVIAQYQFAPAILEGLRTTIVLAVLAALIGLALGIVLAIMRLSSSPVLRWGSGLYTWLVRGTPLLVQILIWGNLALLFQHIGPFDTNTIMTPFVASVVALGLNEAAYMAEVVRAGIVSVDRGQYEASIALGMPRSLAMRRIILPQAMRVIIPPTGNQFISLLKATSLVSVIAGGDLLTAAQNISSANLHTIELMLVATFWYLVLTTITSIGQYFIERRLARSGTGLHGGH from the coding sequence GTGAACGAAGGTCGCGACCAGGGCGCGCCCGCGGCGGCAGGCGGATCGACCCGCGTCGATCCGCAGCATCGCGCGACGAATCGCGTCGTTCCGCTGCGCCGCCCAGGCATGTGGATCACCAGTACGGTGGTCGCGCTGGCCGTGATCTGGGTCGCGGTCTCGGTCTACCGCAACCCGAACATCGTCCACCCGGTCATTGCGCAGTACCAGTTCGCGCCGGCGATCCTGGAAGGACTGCGCACCACCATCGTGCTCGCGGTGCTGGCGGCGCTGATCGGGCTGGCCCTGGGGATCGTGCTCGCGATCATGCGGCTGTCATCGAGTCCGGTGCTGCGCTGGGGCAGCGGCCTCTATACCTGGCTGGTGCGCGGAACCCCGCTGCTGGTACAGATCCTGATCTGGGGCAACCTGGCGCTGCTGTTCCAGCACATCGGCCCGTTCGACACCAACACCATCATGACGCCGTTCGTCGCATCGGTGGTCGCGTTAGGGCTGAACGAGGCCGCGTACATGGCCGAGGTCGTGCGCGCCGGCATCGTCTCCGTCGATCGCGGCCAGTACGAGGCTTCGATCGCGCTCGGCATGCCGCGCTCGCTTGCGATGCGCCGCATCATCCTGCCGCAGGCGATGCGGGTCATCATTCCACCGACCGGAAACCAGTTCATCTCGCTCTTGAAGGCCACGTCGCTGGTGTCGGTGATCGCCGGCGGCGATCTGCTGACAGCAGCGCAGAACATCTCGTCGGCCAACCTGCACACGATCGAGCTGATGCTGGTCGCGACCTTCTGGTATCTGGTGCTGACGACGATCACCAGCATCGGCCAGTACTTCATCGAGCGGCGCCTCGCCCGCTCAGGAACGGGTTTGCATGGCGGCCACTGA
- a CDS encoding ABC transporter, ATP-binding protein (cluster 3, basic aa/glutamine/opines), with translation MVAVQDVHKRFGREEVLKGIDLDVAAGEVLVLLGPSGSGKSTLLRCVNHLEKIDAGRIVVDGELVGYRERGDLLYEMHEREVCRQRANIGMVFQRFNLFPHLTVLENVIEAPLRVKRQAKAEAVERARGLLERVGLLAKADVYPARLSGGQQQRVAIARALAMQPKLMLFDEPTSALDPELVDEVLSVMRGLAKEGMTMIVVTHEMGFARDVGHRVVFMDGGVVVEAGPPEQVLTRPQHERTRAFLSRVIGDQR, from the coding sequence ATGGTCGCGGTGCAGGACGTGCACAAGCGCTTCGGGCGTGAAGAGGTGCTCAAGGGCATCGACCTCGACGTCGCTGCCGGCGAGGTGCTGGTGCTGCTTGGGCCCTCCGGATCCGGCAAGAGCACGCTGCTGCGCTGCGTCAATCACCTGGAGAAGATCGACGCCGGTCGTATCGTCGTCGACGGCGAGCTGGTCGGTTACCGCGAGCGGGGCGATTTGCTGTACGAAATGCACGAGCGCGAGGTATGCCGCCAGCGCGCGAACATTGGGATGGTGTTCCAGCGGTTCAACCTGTTTCCGCACCTGACCGTGCTCGAGAACGTCATCGAGGCGCCGCTGCGCGTGAAGCGGCAGGCCAAGGCGGAGGCGGTGGAACGTGCGCGCGGGCTGCTCGAGCGCGTCGGCCTGCTTGCGAAGGCGGATGTCTACCCGGCGCGGCTGTCGGGCGGGCAGCAGCAACGGGTCGCGATCGCACGCGCGCTCGCGATGCAGCCCAAGCTGATGCTGTTCGACGAGCCTACCTCGGCGCTCGATCCGGAACTGGTCGACGAGGTGCTGTCGGTGATGCGCGGGCTTGCCAAAGAGGGCATGACGATGATCGTCGTCACGCACGAGATGGGGTTCGCGCGCGACGTCGGCCACCGGGTCGTGTTCATGGACGGCGGCGTGGTCGTCGAGGCCGGTCCGCCCGAACAGGTTCTGACCCGGCCGCAGCACGAACGCACGCGGGCGTTCCTGTCGCGGGTGATCGGCGATCAGCGCTGA
- a CDS encoding 2-hydroxychromene-2-carboxylate isomerase/DsbA-like thioredoxin domain: MKPTPLKVDFVSDVSCPWCAIGLWSLEQARSRIGDELAVDLHFQPFELNPQMPPGGQGIEEHLMEKYGATPEQSAHTREAIRARGEAVGFEFRMDRRSRIYNTFDAHRLLHWAEVEGRQQALKQALFRAYFTDGESPESHEVLLRLAQEVGLDAARAQQILASDEFAAEVREREQFYSRQGIHSVPAVIVNDRHLISGGQPPEVFEQALRQIAAQRIDTAA, from the coding sequence GTGAAGCCGACTCCGCTGAAAGTGGATTTCGTGTCTGACGTTTCCTGTCCCTGGTGTGCGATCGGACTCTGGTCGTTGGAACAGGCGCGCAGCCGGATAGGGGACGAGCTTGCGGTCGACCTGCATTTCCAGCCGTTCGAATTGAATCCGCAGATGCCGCCAGGCGGGCAGGGGATCGAAGAGCATCTGATGGAAAAGTATGGCGCGACGCCGGAGCAGTCGGCGCACACCCGCGAGGCGATCCGCGCGCGCGGCGAGGCGGTCGGCTTCGAGTTTCGGATGGACCGCCGCAGCCGCATCTACAACACCTTCGACGCGCACCGGTTACTGCATTGGGCTGAAGTCGAGGGGCGGCAGCAGGCGCTGAAGCAGGCGCTGTTTCGCGCGTACTTCACCGACGGTGAGAGTCCCGAGTCGCACGAGGTGCTGCTCAGGCTGGCGCAGGAGGTCGGGCTCGATGCGGCGCGCGCGCAGCAGATTTTGGCAAGCGACGAATTCGCCGCCGAGGTGCGCGAGCGCGAGCAGTTCTATTCTCGCCAGGGCATCCATTCGGTGCCTGCCGTGATCGTCAACGACCGGCACCTGATTTCTGGCGGGCAGCCACCCGAGGTGTTCGAGCAGGCGCTGCGGCAGATTGCGGCGCAGCGGATCGACACGGCGGCCTGA
- a CDS encoding ABC transporter, ATP-binding protein 2 (cluster 4, leucine/isoleucine/valine/benzoate): MSLLEVSGLNSYYGDSHILFDVSLRVEKHEVVALLGRNGAGKSTTLKSLMGVVRPKAGSIKLDGAELAGRKAHDIARLGMQLVHEDRRIFGSLNVEENIILAGLTADNKWPLERIYAMFPRLKERRTSRGTDLSGGEQQMLAIARALVRDPKIILLDEPFEGLAPVIVQDLVRVCRDLAKAGQTIILVEQNLAATLALATRVYIINNGHIAHEGPAAELKSQPELLQRYLGV; the protein is encoded by the coding sequence GTGAGCCTGCTCGAAGTCAGCGGCCTGAACAGCTACTACGGCGACAGCCACATCCTGTTCGATGTGTCGCTGCGCGTGGAGAAGCACGAGGTGGTGGCGCTGCTCGGCCGCAACGGCGCCGGCAAGTCGACCACGCTAAAGAGCCTGATGGGCGTGGTCCGGCCCAAGGCCGGCAGTATCAAGCTCGACGGCGCTGAATTGGCCGGCCGCAAGGCCCACGACATCGCCCGGCTTGGCATGCAGCTCGTGCACGAGGACCGCCGCATCTTCGGCAGCCTCAACGTCGAGGAAAACATCATCCTCGCGGGACTGACCGCCGACAACAAATGGCCGCTGGAGCGCATCTACGCGATGTTTCCGCGGCTGAAGGAGCGGCGCACGAGCCGCGGCACCGACCTCTCCGGCGGCGAGCAGCAGATGCTGGCGATCGCGCGCGCGCTGGTGCGCGACCCGAAGATCATCCTGCTCGACGAGCCGTTCGAGGGGCTGGCCCCGGTCATCGTGCAGGATCTGGTGCGTGTCTGCCGTGACCTCGCGAAGGCCGGCCAGACCATCATCCTGGTCGAGCAGAACCTGGCCGCCACGCTGGCGTTGGCAACCCGCGTCTACATCATCAACAACGGCCACATCGCACACGAAGGTCCGGCGGCGGAACTCAAGAGTCAGCCGGAGCTCTTGCAGCGCTATCTGGGCGTGTAG
- a CDS encoding ABC transporter, permease protein 2 — protein MLRQRPFLVEILTAIGLIAAPFVLPHLGFSPTTIDRILIMALVGIGFDLLFGYTGLLSFGQSAFFGAGGMFAAYLLTQTSFTHVIGALLLGTIVAGVIGYLVGLVALRRTGIYFAMITVAIAEVFFFVEFNPLSRYTGGENGLPGVPPPGLDLGFMNIDMSGSLSMYAFFAFWYFVALVIALRIVRSPFGLLLRAIRDNPLRAQALGHNIHRYKLAVFVIAAMYAGFGGGLLGLMQGFMPPDAFMFATSGEIVIMTAIGGAGTLFGPLLGATVWLYLSDFFQTILKLGATWKLVLGIVFVLLVVFLRHGLVGAIAQLYHRIARDRKPAEQRVTAAPGATAQATGATTIQRKATASHAGPILQATGLTKRYGGLLANSDIDFSVNHGEIRGIIGPNGAGKSTFFKMLTCEVIPTSGKIVFDGRDITDLDVADACQIGLTKSYQINQLFERLTVRQNLTISALGEIRGKFKLDLFRSLPKVPGLEAQVEHTAALVHLVERLDTPVAELAYGEKRRLEIGLALATSPSLLLLDEPLAGMSTQERIETVALLKSIGKGRTMIVIDHDMDSLFELVEKVTVLQEGRVLVEGTPAEIKSNAKVQEAYLGGVDEEVMA, from the coding sequence ATGCTCAGACAACGCCCGTTTCTCGTCGAAATCCTGACCGCCATCGGCCTGATCGCGGCGCCGTTCGTGCTGCCGCATCTGGGCTTTTCGCCGACCACGATCGACCGCATCCTGATCATGGCGCTGGTCGGGATCGGCTTCGACCTGCTGTTCGGCTACACCGGGCTGCTGTCGTTCGGCCAGTCCGCTTTCTTCGGCGCCGGCGGCATGTTCGCCGCCTACCTGCTGACGCAGACCTCGTTCACCCACGTGATCGGGGCCCTGCTGCTCGGCACGATCGTCGCCGGCGTCATCGGCTATCTGGTCGGCCTGGTCGCGCTCAGGCGCACCGGCATCTATTTCGCGATGATCACCGTGGCGATCGCCGAGGTGTTCTTCTTCGTCGAGTTCAACCCCTTGTCCAGATACACCGGCGGTGAGAACGGCCTGCCGGGTGTGCCGCCGCCGGGGCTGGACCTCGGCTTCATGAACATCGACATGAGCGGCAGCCTGTCGATGTACGCCTTCTTCGCGTTCTGGTACTTCGTCGCGCTGGTGATCGCGCTGCGCATCGTACGTTCGCCGTTCGGCCTGCTGCTGCGCGCGATCCGCGACAATCCGCTGCGTGCGCAGGCGCTGGGCCACAACATCCACCGCTACAAGCTGGCCGTGTTCGTGATCGCCGCGATGTACGCGGGCTTCGGCGGCGGCCTGCTGGGCCTGATGCAGGGCTTCATGCCGCCGGATGCGTTCATGTTCGCGACCTCGGGCGAGATCGTCATCATGACTGCGATCGGCGGTGCCGGCACGTTGTTCGGGCCGTTGCTCGGAGCAACGGTGTGGCTGTACCTGAGCGACTTCTTCCAGACGATACTGAAGCTCGGCGCCACCTGGAAGCTCGTGCTCGGCATCGTGTTCGTGCTGCTGGTGGTGTTCCTGCGCCACGGCCTCGTCGGCGCCATTGCGCAGCTCTATCACCGGATTGCGCGCGACCGCAAGCCGGCGGAACAGCGGGTGACTGCTGCGCCTGGAGCAACGGCGCAAGCGACCGGCGCGACGACGATCCAACGCAAGGCAACCGCCAGCCACGCCGGTCCGATTCTGCAGGCGACCGGCCTGACCAAGCGCTACGGTGGTCTGCTTGCCAACAGCGACATCGACTTCAGCGTCAACCACGGCGAGATCCGCGGCATCATCGGACCGAACGGCGCAGGCAAGAGCACCTTTTTCAAGATGCTGACCTGCGAGGTCATTCCGACCTCAGGAAAAATCGTGTTCGACGGCCGCGACATCACAGACCTGGATGTCGCCGATGCCTGCCAGATCGGGCTCACCAAGAGCTACCAGATCAACCAGCTGTTCGAACGGCTCACGGTCCGGCAGAACCTGACGATCTCGGCACTCGGCGAGATCCGGGGCAAGTTCAAGCTGGACCTGTTCCGGAGCCTGCCCAAAGTTCCCGGCCTGGAGGCGCAGGTCGAGCACACGGCAGCGCTGGTTCATCTGGTCGAGCGGCTGGACACGCCAGTGGCCGAATTGGCCTATGGCGAAAAGCGCCGGCTCGAGATCGGCCTGGCGCTTGCGACTTCGCCTAGCCTGTTGCTGCTCGACGAACCGCTGGCGGGCATGAGCACGCAGGAACGCATCGAGACGGTGGCGCTACTGAAATCGATTGGCAAAGGCCGCACGATGATCGTGATCGACCACGACATGGATTCGCTGTTTGAACTGGTCGAGAAGGTCACCGTGCTGCAGGAAGGGCGTGTACTCGTCGAAGGCACGCCCGCCGAAATCAAGTCCAACGCCAAAGTTCAGGAAGCCTACCTCGGCGGTGTCGACGAAGAGGTCATGGCATGA
- a CDS encoding branched-chain amino acid ABC transporter, permease protein LivH — protein MINWANFVSQCFNGLVLGALLALISSGLTIIYGTLGVLNLAHGAMFMLGGYAGWVAYTHTHSFIVAVIAGSLFVMLVGVVTERLIIRHFYSRPPEDQLLVTFGLGIVFVEAVRFFFGSLSQTVPPPAPLVGITPLGFMVYPTYRLALLAIVTVALLVLYFVLYRSRIGMIVRAGIEDSVMVSSLGIDVYKIFMLVFGIGAMAAGFAGIVNAPVVSIAPDVGEAILVQTFVVVVIGGVGSFPGAVLGGLISGEIISITSMIDPAYSYVMLFVAMTLVLVFRPRGLLGAVGRE, from the coding sequence GTGATCAACTGGGCGAATTTCGTATCGCAGTGCTTCAACGGCCTGGTGCTCGGCGCGCTTCTGGCGCTGATCTCCTCGGGCCTGACGATCATCTACGGTACGCTCGGTGTGCTCAACCTCGCGCACGGCGCGATGTTCATGCTCGGCGGCTATGCCGGCTGGGTCGCGTACACGCACACTCATTCCTTCATCGTCGCCGTCATCGCGGGCTCGCTGTTCGTGATGCTGGTGGGCGTGGTGACCGAGCGGCTGATCATCCGCCACTTCTATTCGCGACCACCTGAAGACCAGCTGCTGGTCACCTTCGGTCTCGGCATCGTGTTCGTCGAGGCGGTGCGCTTCTTCTTCGGCAGCCTGTCGCAGACCGTGCCGCCACCGGCTCCGCTGGTCGGCATCACGCCGCTCGGCTTCATGGTCTACCCGACTTACCGGCTGGCGCTGTTGGCGATCGTCACCGTGGCGCTGCTGGTGCTGTATTTCGTCCTCTACCGCTCGCGCATCGGCATGATCGTGCGCGCCGGCATCGAGGATTCAGTGATGGTCAGTTCGCTCGGCATCGATGTCTACAAGATCTTCATGCTGGTGTTCGGCATCGGCGCGATGGCCGCTGGCTTCGCCGGCATCGTCAATGCGCCGGTGGTGTCGATCGCGCCGGACGTCGGCGAAGCGATCCTGGTACAGACCTTCGTGGTCGTGGTCATCGGCGGTGTCGGCTCGTTTCCGGGTGCGGTGCTGGGCGGCCTGATCTCCGGCGAGATCATCAGCATCACTTCGATGATCGATCCCGCCTATTCCTATGTGATGCTGTTCGTCGCGATGACGCTCGTGCTGGTGTTCCGCCCCCGCGGACTGCTCGGCGCGGTGGGCCGCGAGTAG
- a CDS encoding ABC transporter, substrate-binding protein (cluster 4, leucine/isoleucine/valine/benzoate) translates to MEDRNDGRGAMDRRALLKAGLGGAGATLIASVGGVRWAYAADKAPLGTWPAGTQGDTVYIGAAVPLTGTYAVQGEDERKGMELAVEHINTNHELMKKIAPKVNNGLLGKKIALLSADSAAKPNQALQVEQTFINQHKVMMMTGSTSSAVAVAMNKFAQREKILYLAAISGSNDTTGKDCVRYGFRQNFYGETAANAIGPVLVKQFGKNRKAAFMTPDYTYGHTVTKSVSEYLSQHAGWTKVTDQVSPLGTQDFSQYLTNIANSGAEFLINVNWGRDAVLSCQQAKQFGLLPKMTLVIPYQIPFLAKEVGPDITAGVFAATDFWWTMEDKYPLAKLFVESFQKKYGYRPEWGAENSYSSFSQWARMVTEAGSFYPPDVIKQYEKGETIPSVVGDVHYRPEDHQCVRPVVIVRGKAKKDMKNAEDYWEVLEVVPGAGLMQKPDAFGCKLGDYT, encoded by the coding sequence ATGGAAGATCGCAATGATGGTCGCGGCGCCATGGACCGCCGCGCGCTGCTGAAGGCCGGCCTCGGCGGCGCAGGCGCGACGCTGATCGCCAGCGTCGGCGGCGTGCGCTGGGCCTACGCCGCGGACAAGGCGCCGCTGGGCACCTGGCCGGCCGGAACGCAGGGCGACACGGTCTATATCGGCGCCGCGGTGCCGCTGACCGGCACCTATGCGGTGCAGGGCGAGGACGAGCGCAAGGGCATGGAACTCGCGGTCGAGCACATCAACACCAACCATGAGCTGATGAAGAAGATCGCGCCGAAGGTGAACAACGGCCTGCTCGGCAAGAAGATCGCGCTGCTCTCGGCCGACTCCGCCGCCAAGCCGAACCAGGCACTGCAGGTGGAACAGACCTTCATCAACCAGCACAAGGTCATGATGATGACCGGCTCGACCTCGTCGGCCGTCGCGGTCGCGATGAACAAGTTCGCGCAGCGCGAGAAAATCCTTTATCTGGCAGCGATCTCCGGTTCCAACGACACCACCGGCAAGGACTGCGTGCGCTACGGCTTCCGCCAGAACTTCTATGGCGAGACGGCGGCCAACGCGATCGGTCCGGTGCTGGTCAAGCAGTTCGGCAAGAACCGCAAGGCCGCGTTCATGACGCCGGACTACACCTACGGCCATACCGTGACGAAATCGGTCAGCGAGTACCTGAGCCAGCACGCCGGCTGGACCAAGGTGACCGACCAGGTGTCCCCGCTCGGCACGCAGGACTTCAGCCAGTACCTGACCAACATCGCGAATTCGGGCGCCGAATTCCTGATCAACGTCAACTGGGGCCGTGACGCAGTGCTGTCATGCCAGCAGGCCAAGCAGTTCGGCCTGCTGCCGAAGATGACGCTGGTCATCCCGTACCAGATTCCGTTCCTTGCGAAGGAAGTCGGGCCGGACATCACGGCCGGCGTCTTCGCTGCGACCGACTTCTGGTGGACGATGGAAGACAAGTATCCGCTGGCCAAGCTGTTCGTCGAGTCGTTCCAGAAGAAATACGGCTACCGGCCGGAATGGGGCGCGGAAAACAGCTACAGCAGTTTCTCGCAGTGGGCGCGCATGGTCACCGAGGCAGGGAGCTTCTATCCGCCCGACGTCATCAAACAGTACGAAAAGGGCGAGACCATTCCTTCGGTCGTCGGCGACGTGCACTATCGCCCTGAGGATCACCAGTGCGTACGCCCGGTCGTCATCGTTCGCGGCAAGGCCAAGAAGGACATGAAGAACGCCGAGGACTACTGGGAGGTTCTCGAAGTGGTGCCGGGCGCGGGCCTGATGCAAAAGCCCGACGCGTTCGGCTGCAAGCTCGGCGACTACACTTGA
- a CDS encoding Methylated-DNA--protein-cysteine methyltransferase has product MSVPARGLALFDTAIGRCAIAWGERGIVGVQLPEASDAATLRRLRRPPGAMDEVPPPPIRHAIDAVVALLRGARAEPDPLRAVPLDMEGVPPFHQRVYEVARAIAPGITLSYGEVAARTGEPGAARAVGQALGANPFAPIVPCHRVLAAGNGAGGFSARGGVATKLRMLEIERARFGAPGLFDF; this is encoded by the coding sequence GTGAGCGTGCCCGCGCGCGGCCTGGCCCTGTTCGATACGGCGATCGGCCGCTGCGCGATCGCCTGGGGCGAGCGCGGCATCGTCGGCGTGCAGTTGCCCGAGGCCAGCGATGCCGCGACGCTCCGGCGCCTGCGCCGGCCGCCCGGCGCGATGGACGAGGTGCCGCCGCCGCCGATCCGGCATGCGATCGACGCCGTGGTGGCGCTGCTGCGCGGCGCGCGCGCCGAGCCGGACCCGCTGCGCGCGGTGCCGCTCGACATGGAGGGCGTGCCGCCGTTCCATCAGCGCGTGTACGAAGTCGCGCGCGCGATCGCGCCGGGCATCACGCTGAGCTACGGCGAGGTCGCGGCACGCACCGGCGAGCCTGGCGCTGCGCGCGCGGTCGGGCAGGCGCTTGGCGCGAATCCATTCGCGCCCATCGTTCCCTGTCACCGGGTGCTTGCAGCGGGCAACGGGGCTGGCGGGTTCTCGGCGCGCGGCGGCGTTGCGACGAAGCTGCGCATGCTCGAGATCGAGCGGGCCAGGTTCGGCGCGCCGGGTCTGTTCGACTTCTAA